A genomic stretch from Seriola aureovittata isolate HTS-2021-v1 ecotype China chromosome 13, ASM2101889v1, whole genome shotgun sequence includes:
- the LOC130180029 gene encoding autophagy-related protein 2 homolog B-like isoform X1 has translation MPWPFSESIKKRACRYLLHRYLGNFLQEKLSLDQLSLDLYQGTGSLAQVPLDKWSLNELLETADAPFEVIAGFIQTISLTVPWAALLQENCALEVKGLEMVLRPRPRVASGIEPMYWSSFMTSSMQLAKECLSQKLTDDMGESFQPFEGLEKFAETIETVLRRVKVTFLDTVLRVEHIPENSKTGIALEIRINKIVYCDETGEESSSVNVHQPTTFAHKNLQMEGITIFWDEFSDVSRAGCKSSPTPTETEPKLSPSWNPKIICEPHPQFTEPVSSITPFEPVQVGSLGGRIELSLTLKNNLAMPGAKLDVVGHIDTLIFLLSPRQVHLLLDLFGAFSGGGAREWAKDRKSRPIQQEDEYRLHMELNRCLKKDTAVPGADPDLFESQTTRTVSSRDDVFFSMADMDMSHSLSSLPPLGEPPTVDLDLSLNSNYSASPGESPSGNATALWDDYMDVPRQREKQANETPVQSRDSQLPQKLLRQTSHPTKTHGDESRPELVLRLTLSSLAVSVLHIDPLPPPDAAPSPLGPMAAHFFSMVGPGQLAPAAFLQSRTVFNQACPHDHLRFVGQGLKINYEHCQGSSLRTFSTDISLNQMEFLECLFPSEAVIGGSQRGIQYTELLTFDTTASADATLTTCLHLLYKQAERRGPQQGGQVRLSTIPRKAEIQVELGPVRSELDISIVDRLNSLLQPQKLATTEMMASHMYTSYNKHVSLHKAFTEVFLDDSHTPTNCHVSLTVNAPVLGLAVRFPIPDLRSDQERGPWFKKSLQKEVLYLEFEDLEVKTEFMGGSSPDQTKMELTFRDLIGKFQEEPDQPAARFLRVSHTMDGDMATSESVKFDWPRVVLKMNPTAVHSILERVTAEDDEGAEDHSLEEEEEEGAAHSLKDVCDFGKPEPSPFSSRRVMYENEEMVIPGDVAEMTEFQEKTMNNSRFILELCFPNVQLALPSKAFYEKLHNRINNDLLLWEPTAPSPVETVESMPYGVGLSVASQLINTYSKDSFSQFRSTAPEEDTSGSEEENMHYYSPASDLGLRSRKKKKPKAQSKTSQSLFSVILSVNHGLVALQTNAKKEDKTILKNKHGEFWLEVKNTVLFSVTQYEGHKDQHYICFHTSSICMYHQGLMDGGTSVSDIKLPCRTHPHWLEPTIYQSETSPERSSTPSEGIGLEARSMVSVAVKISSQNAERNVKEFLVAVGVRGATLQHRVVPPSLGWYDQIVDFLNVSDEPVLGYAPPTSVTTLHLHLWSCSLDYRPLYLPLRSLLIVETFSISSSVSLDHSSSTLRIILDEAALFLSDKSNAVSVNLARDYVQVVDMGTLELRITAVKPGVDGKLSEPRFELRCSSDVIHIRTCSDSCAALMNLIQYVASYGDLLPPGEPEAKHSSTAQRTKAEFPSRPTSQTSLLAETEQQMLQDLMSEAMEETDGQHTPGPQQNGAHEEQNHDHDPPRSDLFLFPDESGNFNQDSSPTYPMLHSPLITPVPNLTQETDDFCILETPGSRGEDRDQEPVVKQLTSDPVQIKDDHFSQPLDGSDSSRGAMNFPIPEVRYLIKEISVIWHLYGGKDFGSATFIASPARSRGSTPHTSPSQTPVRQAKASGRAGGGKGRNPDVLMEIQLSKVRFQHEVYPQAQVASGSAVDQPVSRQVFVVQDLEIRDRLATSQMNKFLYLYSSKEMPRKAHSNMLTVKALHMCPESGQAPQECCLRVSLMPLRLNIDQDALFFLKDFFTSLTTEVEFFSPPAQEAVCVSTKKAAAPEISCSFSKHAGSSQDPAPIISVPAQRRLSHNGFSSSGREEIIDEASAPSFTDQPIFFREFRFTSEVPIRLDYHGKHVSMEQGTFAGIIIGLTQLNCSELKLRRLCYRQGLLGVDKLFSYAINEWLNDIKKNQLPGLLGGVGPIHSLVQLVQGFRDLVWLPIEQYRKDGRIVRGFQRGTASFGTSTAMAALELTNRMVRTIQAAAETAYDMVSPVPDERDTKRIKRFSHYGLAHQPVDLREGVAKAYTVVKEGITDTALTIYDTATREHEQRGMTGAVGGVLRQLPPAVVKPLIMATEATSNVLDGMRNQIHPDARQEESQKWRQGEE, from the exons CATCAAGAAGCGGGCCTGTAGATACCTCCTGCATCGTTACCTTGGTAATTTTCTGCAGGAGAAGCTGAGCTTGGATCAACTCAGCTTAGACCTCTATCAAGGCACTGGATCACTTGCCCAAGTGCCATTGGATAAATGG TCTCTCAATGAGCTCCTAGAGACGGCAGATGCCCCTTTTGAAGTAATCGCAGGGTTCATCCAGACAATTTCTCTAACCGTCCCATGGGCAGCCCTACTGCAGGAGAACTGTGCCCTAGAGGTCAAGGGTTTGGAGATGGTGCTCAGACCAAGACCAAGAGTGG CATCTGGCATTGAGCCCATGTACTGGTCCAGTTTCATGACGAGCAGCATGCAGCTTGCCAAAGAATGTCTCAGCCAGAAACTCACCGACGATATGGGAGAGAGCTTTCAGCCTTTTGAGGGATTAGAGAAGTTTGCAGAAACGATAGAGACAG TTCTGAGAAGAgtcaaagtgacatttttagacaCTGTTCTCAGAGTTGAACACATTCCGGAAAATTCTAAAACTGGAATTGCTCTAGAGATACGAATCAAcaa GATTGTTTACTGTGATGAAACAGGCGAGGAGAGTTCAAGTGTGAATGTGCATCAGCCAACCACATTTGCACATAAAAACCTGCAGATGGAAGGCATCACCATATTTTGGGATGAGTTTTCAGATGTGTCTCGAGCAGGATGTAAATCTTCACCCACTCCAACG gAAACTGAGCCAAAGCTCTCCCCTAGCTGGAATCCCAAAATAATATGTGAGCCCCATCCCCAGTTCACAGAACCTGTATCCTCTATAACACCCTTTGAACCTGTTCAGGTTGGGAGCCTCGGTGGTAGAATTGAGTTGTCCCTCACTCTGAAAAATAACCTAGCTATGCCTGGAGCAAAG CTGGATGTTGTTGGACATATTGATACACTGATTTTCCTGCTGTCCCCACGGCAAGTTCATCTTCTTCTGGACTTGTTTGGAGCTTTCTCTGGTGGAG GTGCACGTGAATGGGCTAAGGATAGAAAGAGTCGACCCATACAGCAGGAAGATGAGTATCGGCTCCATATGGAACTGAACCGCTGTCTGAAGAAGGATACTGCTGTGCCAGGAGCAGACCCTGACCTCTTTGAGAGCCAGACCACCAGAACTGTGTCAAGTCGAG ATGATGTGTTCTTCTCCATGGCTGATATGGACATGTCTCACAGTTTGTCATCTCTGCCTCCACTTGGTGAACCACCTACTGTTGACTTGGATTTGTCACTTAATAGCAACTACTCCGCCTCCCCAGGAGAATCTCCCTCTGGAAACGCAACA GCTCTGTGGGATGATTACATGGATGTACCGCGACAAAGAGAGAAGCAGGCTAATGAAACACCCGTCCAGTCACGGGATTCACAACTCCCTCAAAAATTACTGAGACAGACTT CCCATCCAACCAAAACCCATGGTGATGAGTCAAGGCCAGAGCTGGTGTTAAGGCTGACACTGAGCAGCCTGgctgtctctgtcctccacaTCGACCCGCTGCCACCACCAGATGCTGCTCCCAGTCCCCTTGGCCCCATGGCTGCACATTTCTTCAGCATGGTGGGCCCAGGCCAGCTCGCACCAGCTGCTTTCCTTCAGTCTCGGACAGTGTTTAATCAGGCTTGTCCCCATGACCACCTCAG GTTTGTGGGCCAGGGTCTGAAGATAAACTATGAGCACTGTCAGGGATCCAGCTTGAGGACATTTAGCACCGACATCTCCCTCAACCAGATGGAATTTTTGGAGTGTCTCTTCCCCTCCGAGGCTGTCATTGGTGGCTCCCAAAGAGGCATTCAGTATACTGAG CTCCTGACATTTGACACCACAGCCAGTGCTGATGCGACGCTTACCACCTGCCTTCACCTGCTTTACAAACAGGCTGAGCGCAGGGGCCCTCAG CAGGGCGGCCAGGTTCGCCTCAGCACCATTCCCAGGAAGGCTGAGATCCAGGTGGAGCTTGGCCCTGTGCGCTCTGAGCTGGACATCAGCATCGTAGACCGCCTCAACTCACTGCTACAACCTCAGAAGTTGGCCACCACAGAGATGATGGCCTCCCATATGTATACATCCTATAATAAACATGTCAGCTTG CACAAGGCCTTTACAGAGGTTTTCCTTGATGACAGCCACACTCCAACGAACTGTCACGTATCACTGACTGTCAATGCCCCAGTCCTGGGCCTTGCAGTCCGCTTCCCCATCCCTGACCTGCGCTCAGATCAGGAGAGGGGCCCTTGGTTCAAGAAGTCCCTGCAAAAGGAAGTACTCTACCTGGAGTTTGAAGACCTGGAAGTGAAAACAGAGTTCATGGGTGGCAGCTCTCCTGACCAAACCAAGATGGAACTCACTTTTAGGGACCTTATTG GGAAGTTCCAGGAGGAGCCAGATCAACCAGCTGCCCGGTTCCTCAGAGTGTCCCACACCATGGATGGAGACATGGCAACGTCTGAAAGTGTAAAGTTTGACTGGCCGAG GGTTGTGCTGAAGATGAACCCCACAGCAGTCCACTCGATCCTTGAGCGCGTGACAGCTGAAGATGATGAGGGGGCTGAAGATCATTCTcttgaggaggaagaggaggaaggggctGCTCATTCACTGAAGGATGTGTGTGACTTTGGGAAACCAGAGCCATCACCCTTTTCTTCGCGTAGGGTTATGTATGAGAACGAGGAG ATGGTCATTCCTGGTGATGTTGCTGAGATGACAGAGTTCCAGGAAAAAACCATGAACAACTCTCGCTTCATCCTTGAGTTGTGTTTCCCTAATGTGCAATTAGCGCTACCCAGCAAAGCATTTTATGAAAAACTACACAACAG GATAAACAACGACCTGCTACTATGGGAGCCCACAGCTCCATCTCCAGTTGAGACCGTTGAGAGCATGCCATACGGAGTTGGCCTCTCTGTCGCCAGTCAGTTGATCAACACTTACTCCAAGGACAGCTTCAGCCAGTTCCGCTCTACTGCACCTGAGG AGGACACCAGCGGCTCAGAGGAAGAGAACATGCACTATTACTCTCCTGCCTCTGACCTGGGCCTCAGGTCtcgcaaaaagaaaaagcccaAAGCCCAGAGCAAGACCTCCCAGAgtctgttctctgtcatcctcaGTGTCAATCACGGCTTGGTGGCTCTTCAGACTAATGCTAAG aaggAGGATAAAACTATACTGAAAAACAAGCATGGCGAGTTCTGGCTGGAGGTGAAAAACACTGTGCTGTTTAGTGTAACGCAGTATGAAGGCCACAAAGACCAACACTACATCTGCTTCCACACCAGTAGCATTTGCATGTATCACCAAG GACTTATGGATGGAGGCACCTCTGTCTCAGACATTAAGTTGCCTTGCAGAACACATCCCCATTGGCTAGAGCCAACTATCTACCAATCAGAGACATCTCCTGAGAGATCCTCAACTCCCTCAGAGGGTATTGGTCTGGAGGCCCGCAGCATGGTGTCTGTCGCTGTCAAAATCTCATCACAGAACGCCGAACGCAACGTCAAG GAATTTCTGGTTGCTGTCGGAGTGAGAGGAGCCACGCTTCAGCACAGAGTTGTCCCTCCCAGCCTGGGTTGGTATGACCAG ATTGTTGACTTTCTGAATGTTTCTGATGAGCCTGTGTTGGGTTACGCCCCTCCTACATCTGTCACCACCCTACATTTACACCTATGGAGCTGCTCTCTAGACTACAG ACCCCTTTACCTGCCACTCAGATCCCTCCTGATTGTAGAGACTTTCAGCATCTCCAGCAGTGTCTCTTTAGATCACTCTTCTTCAACACTCAG GATCATTTTGGACGAAGCTGCTCTGTTCCTCTCAGACAAGAGTAATGCAGTCTCAGTTAATCTAGCACGTG ACTATGTCCAAGTGGTAGACATGGGGACACTGGAGCTGAGGATTACAGCTGTCAAACCTGGAGTGGATGGAAAGTTG TCAGAGCCCAGATTTGAGCTGCGCTGTTCCAGTGATGTCATTCACATCAGAACGTGTTCGGACTCCTGCGCCGCCCTTATGAACCTTATCCAGTATGTAGCCAGCTATGGTGACTTACTGCCCCCTGGAGAACCAGAGGCCAAGCACAGCAGCACTGCACAAAGAACCAAG GCGGAGTTTCCTAGCCGGCCCACTTCTCAGACCTCCCTGCTCGCTGAGACTGAGCAGCAGATGTTGCAGGACCTGATGAGTGAAGCCATGGAGGAGACTGATGGGCAGCATACACCAGGGCCGCAGCAGAATG GTGCACATGAGGAGCAGAATCATGACCATGACCCACCTCGCTCGGACCTGTTCCTGTTCCCAGATGAGAGCGGCAATTTTAACCAAGATTCTAGCCCCACTTACCCCATGCTTCACTCTCCTCTCATCACTCCTGTCCCTAACCTGACCCAAGAGACGGACGACTTTTGTATCCTGGAAACACCTGGTTCCAGAGGAGAG GATCGTGACCAGGAGCCAGTGGTAAAGCAGCTTACTTCAGACCCAGTGCAAATCAAAGATGATCACTTCAGTCAACCTCTGGATGGGAGTGATTCCAGTCGTGGAGCCATGAACTTTCCCATCCCAGAGGTGCGCTACCTCATCAAGGAGATCTCTGTCATCTGGCACCTTTATGGTGGGAAAGACTTTGGGAGTGCGACTTTCATAGCCTCTCCTGCTAGAAGCCGGGG GTCTACACCTCATACCTCCCCCTCTCAAACTCCAGTCCGACAGGCGAAGGCTTCAGGACGGGCAGGAGGTGGAAAGGGAAGGAACCCTGATGTCCTGATGGAGATTCAACTCAGCAAG GTGAGGTTTCAGCATGAGGTGTACCCACAGGCCCAGGTGGCTTCTGGGTCAGCAGTGGACCAGCCAGTTTCCCGGCAGGTGTTTGTTGTGCAGGACTTGGAGATTCGAGACAGACTGGCTACTTCACAGATGAACAAGTTCCTCTACTTGTATTCTAGCAAAGAAATGCCACGCAAAGCACATTCTAACATG TTGACAGTTAAGGCTCTGCACATGTGTCCAGAGTCAGGCCAGGCTCCTCAGGAGTGCTGTCTGCGTGTTTCCCTGATGCCTCTTCGTCTCAATATTGATCAG gATGCATTATTCTTCTTGAAAGACTTCTTTACTAGTCTTACCACTGAAGTTGAGTTTTTCTCACCGCCTGCTCAAGAAG CAGTCTGTGTTTCCACAAAGAAAGCAGCTGCCCCCGAGAtctcctgcagcttctccaaGCACGCTGGCAGCAGCCAGGACCCGGCTCCAATCATCTCGGTGCCTGCTCAGAGACGCTTGAGCCACAATGGTTTCTCCTCATCTGGCAGGGAAGAAATTATTGATGAAGCTTCTGCTCCCTCTTTCACAGACCAGCCAATCTTCTTTAg GGAGTTTCGATTTACCTCTGAGGTTCCCATTCGCTTGGATTACCATGGGAAACATGTCTCGATGGAGCAG GGAACATTTGCAGGGATCATTATTGGGTTGACACAGTTGAATTGTTCAGAGCTGAAACTCAGACGGTTGTGCTACAGACAAGG ATTATTAGGTGTGGATAAGCTGTTTTCCTATGCAATAAACGAGTGGCTAAATGACATAAAGAAGAACCAGCTGCCGGGTCTTCTGGGTGGTGTAGGACCTATTCACTCACTGGTACAGCTCG ttcagGGATTCAGGGACTTGGTCTGGCTCCCGATTGAGCAGTACAGGAAAGACGGTCGGATAGTCCGCGGGTTTCAGCGCGGCACTGCCTCCTTTGGAACCTCTACTGCTATGGCTGCTCTGGAGCTCACCAACAGGATGGTGCGGACTATACAG GCAGCAGCTGAGACAGCCTATGACATGGTGTCTCCAGTGCCTgatgagagagacacaaagaggatAAAACGGTTCTCCCATTACGGACTGGCTCACCAGCCTGTGGACCTGAGGGAAGGTGTAGCCAAAGCCTATACTGTGGTAAAAGAG GGGATCACAGACACTGCACTGACCATCTATGACACAGCCACCCGGGAGCACGAGCAACGTGGGATGACGGGGGCAGTGGGTGGAGTTCTCCGACAGTTGCCACCAGCAGTAGTCAAGCCACTCATTATGGCCACTGAGGCCACCTCCAATGTTTTAGATGGGATGAGGAACCAGATTCACCCTGATGCTCGCCAGGAGGAGTCGCAGAAATGGAGACAGGGCGAGGAGTAA